From the genome of Argentina anserina chromosome 4, drPotAnse1.1, whole genome shotgun sequence, one region includes:
- the LOC126791587 gene encoding uncharacterized protein LOC126791587 isoform X2 — protein sequence MSRNIAEELSEDEKKALRGSKFAPLPSLPPPRSQPRLAHPGGPLTTNKAAALAKFLERKLQDPNGLDSINPQLVEKAVQNAKRTVFASAASNSQGRIRHVSSFGESVDEDPLEQEEGNVGNCETKKKKKNRKKKKNKQKVMEGGGGAVVVKPKNKKLKL from the exons ATGTCGAGGAACATAGCAGAAGAGCTTAGTGAAGACGAAAAGAAGGCCTTACGAGGCAGCAAGTTCGCACCTCTCCCATCTCTACCTCCTCCTCGATCCCAACCCAG GCTGGCTCATCCAGGGGGTCCGTTGACGACGAACAAGGCGGCGGCTTTGGCCAAGTTTCTGGAGCGAAAGCTGCAGGATCCGAATGGATTGGACTCCATCAATCCACAGCTAGTTgagaaagctgttcagaatgCGAAACGCACCGTTTTTGCAA GTGCGGCTTCTAATTCTCAGGGGAGAATACGACATGTCAGCTCTTTTGGTGAATCTGTGGATGAG GACCCTCTTGAGCAAGAAGAGGGAAATGTGGGGAACTGTGagaccaagaagaagaaaaagaataggaagaagaagaagaacaagcaAAAG GTAatggaggggggggggggtgctGTGGTCGTGAAGCCGAAAAATAAGAAGTTAAAATTGTGA
- the LOC126791587 gene encoding uncharacterized protein LOC126791587 isoform X3, which produces MSRNIAEELSEDEKKALRGSKFAPLPSLPPPRSQPRLAHPGGPLTTNKAAALAKFLERKLQDPNGLDSINPQLVEKAVQNAKRTVFASAASNSQGRIRHVSSFGESVDEDPLEQEEGNVGNCETKKKKKNRKKKKNKQKVASEKCAVDG; this is translated from the exons ATGTCGAGGAACATAGCAGAAGAGCTTAGTGAAGACGAAAAGAAGGCCTTACGAGGCAGCAAGTTCGCACCTCTCCCATCTCTACCTCCTCCTCGATCCCAACCCAG GCTGGCTCATCCAGGGGGTCCGTTGACGACGAACAAGGCGGCGGCTTTGGCCAAGTTTCTGGAGCGAAAGCTGCAGGATCCGAATGGATTGGACTCCATCAATCCACAGCTAGTTgagaaagctgttcagaatgCGAAACGCACCGTTTTTGCAA GTGCGGCTTCTAATTCTCAGGGGAGAATACGACATGTCAGCTCTTTTGGTGAATCTGTGGATGAG GACCCTCTTGAGCAAGAAGAGGGAAATGTGGGGAACTGTGagaccaagaagaagaaaaagaataggaagaagaagaagaacaagcaAAAGGTTGCTAGTGAGAAATGTGCCGTTGATGG GTAa
- the LOC126791587 gene encoding uncharacterized protein LOC126791587 isoform X1: MSRNIAEELSEDEKKALRGSKFAPLPSLPPPRSQPRLAHPGGPLTTNKAAALAKFLERKLQDPNGLDSINPQLVEKAVQNAKRTVFASAASNSQGRIRHVSSFGESVDEDPLEQEEGNVGNCETKKKKKNRKKKKNKQKVASEKCAVDGYLLFTLDWLGFTCGLLLKW, translated from the exons ATGTCGAGGAACATAGCAGAAGAGCTTAGTGAAGACGAAAAGAAGGCCTTACGAGGCAGCAAGTTCGCACCTCTCCCATCTCTACCTCCTCCTCGATCCCAACCCAG GCTGGCTCATCCAGGGGGTCCGTTGACGACGAACAAGGCGGCGGCTTTGGCCAAGTTTCTGGAGCGAAAGCTGCAGGATCCGAATGGATTGGACTCCATCAATCCACAGCTAGTTgagaaagctgttcagaatgCGAAACGCACCGTTTTTGCAA GTGCGGCTTCTAATTCTCAGGGGAGAATACGACATGTCAGCTCTTTTGGTGAATCTGTGGATGAG GACCCTCTTGAGCAAGAAGAGGGAAATGTGGGGAACTGTGagaccaagaagaagaaaaagaataggaagaagaagaagaacaagcaAAAGGTTGCTAGTGAGAAATGTGCCGTTGATGGgtatttattatttacttTGGATTGGTTGGGTTTTACTTGTGGTCTCTTGCTAAAATGGTGA